In one Pseudomonas sp. SCA2728.1_7 genomic region, the following are encoded:
- a CDS encoding alpha/beta fold hydrolase produces the protein MIRLTAELTPAGTSYLATGQGQPVVLIHGVGLNKEMWGGQIVGLSSQYRVIAYDMLGHGASPRPASGTALLGYADQLLELLDHLNLPQAAVIGFSMGGLVARAFALHYPERLQSLVVLNSVFNRSEEQRAGVIARTAQAAEHGPDANAEAALSRWFSREYQAANPAQIAALRQTLANNDPQGYLTTYELFATQDMYRADDLSSIQAPTLIATGELDPGSTPEMAEQLARRIPGAKVAVLPEQRHMMPVESPRLVNQTLLEFLQFAHSRQNHIKGIVA, from the coding sequence ATGATTCGGCTCACCGCTGAACTCACCCCGGCTGGCACCAGTTACCTGGCGACCGGCCAAGGCCAGCCCGTGGTTTTGATCCACGGCGTGGGCCTGAACAAAGAAATGTGGGGCGGCCAGATCGTCGGTCTGTCCAGCCAATACCGGGTGATCGCCTACGACATGCTCGGTCATGGCGCCAGCCCGCGACCGGCCAGCGGCACCGCCCTGCTCGGTTACGCCGATCAGCTGCTGGAGTTGCTCGACCACCTCAATCTGCCGCAGGCAGCGGTGATCGGTTTCTCCATGGGCGGCCTGGTCGCGCGGGCCTTTGCCCTGCATTACCCGGAGCGCCTGCAAAGCCTGGTGGTCTTGAACAGTGTGTTCAATCGCAGCGAAGAACAGCGTGCCGGCGTCATCGCGCGCACCGCACAAGCGGCGGAACATGGCCCGGACGCCAATGCTGAAGCCGCGTTGTCACGCTGGTTCAGCCGCGAGTATCAGGCGGCCAATCCGGCGCAGATCGCCGCATTGCGCCAGACCCTCGCCAATAATGATCCGCAGGGTTACCTGACCACTTATGAATTGTTCGCCACCCAAGACATGTACCGCGCCGACGACCTGAGCAGCATTCAGGCGCCGACGCTGATCGCCACCGGTGAACTCGATCCGGGTTCGACCCCGGAAATGGCCGAGCAACTGGCCCGACGCATCCCCGGTGCGAAGGTTGCCGTGCTACCCGAGCAACGGCATATGATGCCCGTAGAGTCGCCGCGTCTGGTCAATCAGACGCTGCTGGAATTTCTCCAATTCGCACACTCCCGACAAAACCATATAAAGGGGATCGTTGCATGA
- a CDS encoding amino acid synthesis family protein, producing the protein MSFEIRKIVSYVEETFIEGGKATDKPVTMVGLAVVMKNPWVGNGFVEDLKPQIRANCSDLGALMVERLVGIIGGAEKIEAYGKAAVVGADGEIEHASAVIHTLRFGNHYREAVNAKSYLSFTNKRGGPGTSIQIPMMHKDDEGQRSHYITLEMQIEDAPRADEIVVVLGCADGGRLHPRIGNRYIDLEELAAEKAQ; encoded by the coding sequence ATGAGTTTCGAAATTCGCAAGATCGTCAGCTATGTCGAAGAAACCTTCATCGAAGGCGGCAAAGCCACTGACAAGCCGGTGACCATGGTCGGCCTCGCCGTGGTGATGAAAAACCCTTGGGTGGGCAACGGTTTCGTCGAAGACCTCAAGCCGCAGATCCGCGCCAACTGCTCCGACCTCGGTGCACTGATGGTCGAGCGTCTGGTCGGCATCATCGGCGGTGCCGAGAAGATCGAGGCCTACGGCAAAGCCGCTGTGGTCGGTGCCGATGGCGAGATCGAACACGCCTCCGCCGTGATCCACACCCTGCGCTTCGGCAACCACTACCGCGAAGCCGTCAACGCCAAGAGCTACCTGAGCTTCACCAACAAGCGCGGCGGCCCGGGCACTTCGATTCAGATCCCGATGATGCACAAGGACGACGAAGGTCAGCGTTCGCACTACATCACTCTGGAAATGCAGATCGAAGACGCGCCGCGTGCCGACGAAATCGTTGTCGTGCTGGGTTGCGCCGACGGTGGTCGCCTGCATCCGCGCATCGGCAACCGCTACATCGATTTGGAAGAACTGGCCGCCGAAAAAGCCCAGTAA